The proteins below are encoded in one region of bacterium:
- a CDS encoding heparinase II/III-family protein: MPSRREFLQITTLSLPALYLSSWRTGFATPGAELRFALFFAEDRLPDMRRHYAENPLFAPLRTRLAAFDRAKERQFLKKEVRYNDHLYHIVRLSDAAQQLAFHYLMTGDKEAARLSADCLRTMMRFPKWDYFLEAGKEVIGIQRASSSVIAAALCADWLGKSVSPNERAEWLAIMGERGCEPCFRSLYGMRHPEAVVGWSMDPTSTYFEHRPGDRVDLSNWPHILDKTNLKAVPASALAIGAVVYQQHFGKSANTERWLEQAIFSLRSFAEIFSRDGSYNEGVSYGNYTALNLVQATAVLQRFQVADLIDMINWPGHVDYAFGMAMPVQDDPYEIVNFGDNGNAKSGEAGKPKRSAVPMWVAAQFHDGRALWFAENLGGELDEWSLAWHPAQLSAEAPPAGPQLWHSDLDWIVARTGYAPADLVVAMRSGGPSNHEHADRNSLIVKCFGETLVADPYRPPYSFSDPSWMMRTTLGHSALLIDGKPHQYHDGSQGTNPSEAVARVVRTGERAGYFHWTSDATPAYQLVIPEVQSVTRTVVVLHQFPAVLVLDKVSKAVQPATIQARFFAYNLDGKGSVNANADGFVTLRPLARLLAVTASGQGIHTEAGRLPIPAEVAAKHPFAEVSTHTPALAPFLVTALLPASAVGALPSAQITRAGENILVIRLAQNDRTLTCRVYDTGTIPEFEIHG; this comes from the coding sequence ATGCCTTCTCGCCGAGAATTCCTTCAGATCACTACTCTCAGCCTGCCCGCGTTGTACTTGTCGAGCTGGCGTACCGGCTTCGCCACTCCCGGCGCGGAGCTGCGCTTTGCGTTGTTTTTCGCGGAAGACCGCCTGCCGGACATGCGCCGGCATTACGCCGAGAACCCGCTGTTCGCGCCGCTGCGCACCCGTCTCGCGGCATTTGACCGGGCGAAAGAGCGCCAGTTTCTCAAGAAAGAAGTGCGCTACAACGATCACCTCTATCACATTGTCCGGCTCAGTGACGCGGCCCAGCAACTGGCCTTTCATTATTTGATGACCGGCGACAAAGAGGCGGCGCGCTTGTCCGCCGATTGCCTGCGCACCATGATGCGCTTCCCCAAGTGGGACTATTTTCTCGAAGCTGGCAAGGAGGTCATCGGTATTCAACGCGCCTCCAGTTCGGTGATTGCCGCTGCGTTGTGCGCGGACTGGCTGGGCAAATCCGTGTCGCCCAACGAGCGCGCCGAGTGGCTCGCGATCATGGGCGAGCGCGGCTGTGAGCCTTGCTTCCGCAGCTTGTACGGCATGCGCCATCCCGAGGCTGTGGTGGGATGGAGCATGGATCCCACCAGCACCTACTTCGAGCATCGCCCCGGCGATCGCGTCGATCTCAGCAATTGGCCGCACATTCTGGACAAGACCAACCTCAAAGCCGTGCCGGCCTCGGCGCTCGCCATCGGCGCGGTGGTGTATCAGCAACACTTCGGCAAAAGCGCAAACACCGAGCGCTGGCTGGAGCAGGCGATCTTCAGTCTGCGCAGCTTCGCTGAAATTTTCAGCCGGGACGGCTCCTACAACGAAGGCGTCTCGTACGGCAACTACACCGCCCTCAACCTCGTGCAGGCGACCGCGGTGCTGCAGCGGTTTCAGGTCGCCGATTTGATCGATATGATCAACTGGCCGGGCCACGTCGATTATGCTTTCGGCATGGCGATGCCGGTGCAGGATGATCCTTACGAAATCGTGAACTTTGGCGACAACGGCAACGCCAAGTCCGGCGAGGCCGGCAAGCCCAAGCGCAGCGCGGTGCCCATGTGGGTGGCGGCGCAATTTCACGATGGTCGCGCCTTGTGGTTTGCCGAAAACCTGGGCGGTGAGTTGGATGAATGGTCGCTCGCCTGGCATCCCGCGCAACTCAGCGCCGAAGCGCCGCCCGCCGGGCCCCAGCTCTGGCACTCGGATCTCGATTGGATCGTGGCGCGCACGGGTTATGCGCCCGCCGACTTGGTGGTGGCGATGCGCAGCGGCGGGCCTTCGAATCATGAGCATGCCGATCGCAACAGCCTGATCGTGAAATGCTTCGGCGAAACGCTGGTAGCCGATCCCTATCGCCCGCCCTACAGCTTCAGCGACCCGAGTTGGATGATGCGCACCACGCTCGGTCACAGCGCGCTGTTGATCGACGGCAAGCCGCATCAGTATCACGATGGCTCGCAGGGCACGAATCCCTCCGAGGCGGTGGCGCGGGTGGTGCGCACGGGCGAACGCGCCGGTTATTTTCACTGGACCAGTGACGCCACGCCGGCTTATCAGTTGGTCATTCCCGAGGTGCAGTCCGTCACACGCACGGTGGTGGTGCTGCATCAATTTCCGGCGGTGTTGGTTCTTGACAAAGTCAGCAAAGCGGTTCAGCCCGCGACCATTCAGGCGCGCTTCTTCGCCTACAATCTCGATGGCAAGGGTAGCGTGAATGCGAACGCGGACGGCTTTGTCACGCTGCGGCCGTTGGCGCGCCTGCTCGCGGTGACGGCCAGCGGCCAGGGCATTCACACCGAAGCCGGCCGCTTGCCCATTCCCGCAGAGGTGGCAGCCAAACATCCCTTTGCGGAAGTCTCGACGCACACCCCGGCGCTGGCGCCGTTTTTGGTGACGGCTCTGCTTCCTGCCAGCGCCGTGGGCGCGCTGCCCTCCGCTCAAATCACTCGCGCGGGAGAGAATATCCTCGTCATTCGCCTCGCACAAAACGATCGCACGCTCACCTGCCGCGTTTATGATACCGGCACGATTCCGGAGTTTGAGATTCATGGTTGA
- a CDS encoding putative toxin-antitoxin system toxin component, PIN family → MRIVLDTNVLIAAFIARGLCSRLLEHCFERHELFTSEFIMDELSNNLVGKFHVNPNDVAAALDLLQSKMQTVTPVALKTPICRDPEDDMILATALAAGAACIITGDKDLTGLKRLETIDILSPTDFIDYESRRP, encoded by the coding sequence ATGAGGATAGTCCTCGACACGAACGTCCTGATAGCAGCCTTCATTGCTCGAGGGCTGTGCAGCCGTTTGCTTGAGCATTGCTTTGAGCGCCATGAACTCTTCACCTCAGAATTCATCATGGATGAGCTGAGCAATAATCTCGTCGGTAAGTTTCACGTGAATCCGAATGATGTTGCAGCAGCCCTCGATCTCTTGCAATCCAAAATGCAGACGGTTACGCCAGTTGCACTAAAGACGCCGATTTGTCGCGACCCGGAGGATGACATGATCCTGGCAACGGCGCTGGCAGCGGGCGCCGCCTGTATCATTACCGGTGACAAGGACTTGACCGGCCTGAAACGTCTCGAAACGATCGACATTCTCTCCCCAACGGACTTCATCGACTA